From the genome of Thermoproteota archaeon:
CATCCGCCCTGAATCCATGGAGCACCATCAAGCCGGAGGTCAGGGACAGGAAGGCCAAGGGAAGGAGCCTGCGTCCGCCTTCTATCAACCTCCACAACAAGCTCGGGTAGGAAATGAATATCAGAAACATCCCGAAGGCTCCCTCTACGGGAGTGAGAGGTAGCTCCCTAATGACCTCCCAATCCCCGTATTGGAGGAATGAGTGCACGACGAAGAAGGTTCCGGAGGCGTAAACCAGTAGTTGGAAGATGGGTGTCTCGCCCCTGCTGTGTGCAATGATATAGGCGGCCAAGTTGATCGCAGTCACCCATAGCAGGGCTATTAGGTGGTGGAGAGGGGTTATCTCCCTGAAGGAGACCCCCAACAGGATGATCACTAGGGCCTCACTTATGATGAGTGATATCCAGTGTAATTTTCTGCCGCTGACCATGGAGGCAGTGAGTGTACCTAACTGGAAGGCTAGAATGCCCAACCCAGATACCATCACCCACCCGTAATCCGGCCCGTAACTCCAAGAGCCCAGTAGGAGGATCGCCACTAGGATCGTGAGTATGCCTATCGTGGGGTGCACTGAGATGGAGTATATCACTTCTCTGAGCGACCTCATTTCTCCGGCCTCAGGGAGGTGAGAAGAACCACCACGGCAATAAGGAGGTAGAGGTATACGTTGATATCCAGTATCCCCGTCTCTATCCCAACGACCAAGTAGGCGAACAGCACCGAATAGGGGCCGAGCAGGTAGTCCGCTTTCTTGGAGAACCTGTAAGCTAGGGCCAGTAGATAGGAGAAGATGAGGGAAGCTGCTACCGCCCCTAATACCCCCCAGTCCAAGAGAGGTCCACCTATCAAGGTCGCCGTGGTGGACACAGTCCTCCTGCCTCCCACATAGATGCTTATCAGGGTTCTAGGGCCGTAACGCGTACCCCTGATTAGTCCTAATGAGGATAGAGCCGCTAGATGCACCCACCCACCGGTAACCGGTCTTAGAGCGTAGAGCCTGACTATTGTGTCGAGGGCCGCTATCGTGATGGTCGGCCTGTAGAGAACTGAGAGAAGTGGGTTCTGGGCCAAGCCCGTGGTCAGCGATCTGACCGCACCCACTCCAAGGAAAAAAGCGGCAGCCACCATCAGTCCCAAGAAAACTTGCTTATAGCTGACTACCTTCCTGTGATAAAGGACGACGAGGGCCGTCAATATATAAGCTATCATCTCAGTCCTGAAAGCCAAGAAAAACGAGGGGATAAACCCTATCAGGGTCAATGAGTAGGCCTCGCATTTCCTCAAATCCAACGAGGAAAGGAGGAATGCAGTACCGGGAACGGTGGTCCAAGCCAAGTAGTTGAGGAGAGGGGACAAACCCCTCCTGAGCTCATCGTTCAAGAGAGGGAGGCCTCCCACCCTAGATATCTGCATGATGAAAGCCATGTAACCCAGTAGGAACATAGCAGCACCTAAGAGAACAACTAACCCCCTGTTATCGATAACTCGAAGGCCTTCCTCCTTATAGGCTAGGAAGATCCCCGAGGCCATCACGAGTACGGTGAAATAAATTAGGATCATGGTTGGGATCGAGACCCGAACCATCGACAACCAGAAGAACAGGAGAAGACCCAGAGGGAACATCCACGGGGAGAGCAGTATCTCTACCAACCTTCCCACTGGGAGATCTATCCTCCAACGTGGAGCTAGCATGCTTATCCCTGAGATGATTGAGTTGATGAGGTTGCAAGTCCTCCCGAGGGCCCTCAGGAAGATAGAGGATTGAGTTGCTGACGAAAGGATTTCGTATGAGGCGACGAGGAGCTTGTAAGTTAGACTGGTTCTGGCCAGTTCGGGTATGCCGAGCCTCCGCCATATCCTCCCCAAGATGGAGGTGCTGAACGATCTCAGTAGGAGGGAAACTAGCAATGCGATCCCCCTATGGCTTGGGGATGAACGTCAGCCTAGTCACATCTATGGCATCCGACAGGGGTCGCGCGTTATCTAACAGGTTGGCGTACACCGAAACCCCTGTGAGAGGTTCCTCCGTACCGATGTATACGTAGGCAGCATCCAGCATGGCGTTGGTGTAGTTCACTCCCAGCTCCCTGAGTATAGAATCGATCTCCCTCAGATCATCGGATGTGAGGGACACCTTCTGCGTGTAGTCGAACTTCATGGTTATGAAGGATTCTCCCAAGTAAACGTAGATGAAGCCCCAGGGGATCCTCTCGTAGATCTTCCACTTCAGCTGAGTGTAGAGATACGCACTCGGCTCGAGCCCGGGAACGTCAATGACCAGCGAGGACCTAGCTTTTACATCCCTGACGCCGTACTCCCCCGCTACCTTTCCGCTTATTTCCTCCAACTTGTCCGCTATCTCGCTGAGGCTGTCTGCCTTTATCGGGTAGGTGTATATCCTGATGATTGAGGGGGCGGTCGTCTTGAAGGTTATCTTCGAGGCAGCTATGTCCTCCACATAGGCGTTAGGGCCCCCGATAGTTATCCTCCTCCCTTTGTACCATCCGAAGAGTCTCGTCTCGTAAGACCAAGTTATGAGAACGTCGTCGTGGAACTCCGTCCCATTAGCGGTCCACACCCCATCTATCCTCGCCTCGACTATGTACCCCATGGTGGAGAGTCTGGTGAATTCTAGGGCCGCATTCCTGATATTGAGGCCAGAGTAAGCGTTGACCTCTTGAGGTGGGGGAAGCAGATTCTCGTAGGCATAATAGCCAGCGAATGAGACGATTATCAAGATTAAAAAAAGATCGAAGGCGTTTACGCCCAAGATCTTTCCGCTTTTCCGGTCTACTAGCTTCATCCCGCGTTTTCAGTCGAACTCAGATTTAAACTCACTGCCTCCTTCCTCTTCTCCTTCCTCGCCCTTGCCCTTGCCCTTCTCCTCGTAGGGCTTCGCAGCTATTATGTCATCGGTCTTGATTATCAGTATAGCGGTCTCGGTGGCGGCGGCTACGGCGTTCTTGACCCCTCTGTAGGTGTCGACCACTCCCAGCTCCTTCATGTCCGCTATCTTGCTGTCCACCGCATCTATCCCGACGAATATGTTCCCGGACTTGTGGGCGTTTCTTATCTCCACTAAGGCATCCACAGCATCCATCCCAGAGTTCTCGGCTAGTATCCTAGGTATGCTCTCCAGCGCGTTGGCGAAGGCCTCCATGGCCAGCTGCTCCTTGCTCTTCTCGGTGTGGGCGTAGTCCCTCAGCCTGAGGGCCAGCTCGGCCTGTATGGAGCCTCCTCCGTAGAACACCTTGCCGTCCTCCACGACATTCCTCACCACGTAAAGGGCGTCCTTCAGGCCCCTCTCAGCTTCATCCAGTATGGTGTCAGCGCCCGCCCTGAGGAGTATGGTCACGGCCTTGGGGTTCTCGCACTCCTGTATGAAGATCATCCTGTCGTCTCCTATCTTCCTCTCCTCGACTAAGCCGGCGCGACCCAGCTCTGCCTCGGTGAGGTCGTCCAAGTTATTCACTATCTTCCCACCGGTAGCCTTCTCTATCCTCTGCATGTCCTTCTCGCTGACCCTCCTCACGGCCATTATGCCATGCTTCGCTAGGAAGTGCTGAGCCACCTCGTCTATCCCCTTCTGGCAGAACACAACGTTCGCTCCGGTGGCGGCTATCTTCTCCACCTTCTCCTTGAGTATCCTAGTCTCCTGCTCTATGAACTCCCTGAGCTCTTGGGGCGAGGATATCTGGATCTCCAAGTCTATCTCGGGCTTCTTTATCTCTAGAGAGAGGTTGAGTATAGCTATCTTAGCGTCCTTCACCCTCTTGGGCATGTCCCTGTGGACTACCTCCTTGTCGAGAACGACGCCCCTTATGAACTCGGCGTCTGAGAGGCTCCCTCCCTTCTTCTTGACTATCTTCACGTTATCTATATCCACGTACCTCTTGTCTCCCTTCCTCTCCTCGACGGCCTTGACGGCCTTCACGGCGATCTCTGCCAGCCTCTTCTTCTCAGCACTTATGAGCTTGCTGCTCATCGCAGTCTCGGCTACCTTCTTCAGCCACTCCTCATCGTCGGGATTGACCTCTATGGCCAGCTTCTCCAGCTCCTGCTCCACGAACTTGAGGGCCTTCTCATATCCATCTATTATGATGGTCGGGTGTATGTCCTTTTGGAGGAGGTTCTCGGCCTCGGTGAGGAGCTCCCCAGCCAGCACAACGCTGGTGGTGGTGCCATCTCCTACCTCCTTATCCTGAGCCTTGGCCAGATTGACCATGAGCTTCGCGGCGGGATGGGCCACCTCCATCTCCTGAAGGATGGTGGCTCCATCGTTGCTTATGGTTATGTCCCCCAAGGAGTCGACTATCATCTTATCCATTCCCTTAGGTCCGAGAGTGGTCTTCACGGCGTCCGCTATGGCGCGGGCGGCCATTATGTTTATCCTCCTAGCCTCCTCACCCCGGGTCCTAGTGGTTCCCTCCTTCAGTATCAGAACGGGTCTTCCTCCAACGGTCGCTAGGGCCATCAACAATCACCTCCTGTGCTATGCGACTTTACACTTGCCAAATACAGGCATGAGTCATGGACGACCATGAGTTATAAAAATTACCACATCCTGTAGAAAACAAAGGGGTTAGGAGAGGGCCTGGTATGGTGAGGGTAGGGATAATAGGGGGCAGCGGTATTTACAGGTTGCTGGAAAGTCCTGTTAGAAGAATACTGGGCACCCCCTTCGGTGATGTGACGGTCTTCCTAGGGGAGTTCGGGGGAGAGGAGATAGCGTTCATACCCAGACACGGTGAGAAGCACGAGATCCCTCCCTTCAAAGTTAATTACAGGGCTAATCTATACGCTCTGAACCTGTTAGAGGTTGAGAGGATCTTGGCCACTAACGCTGTGGGGTCGATCGACCCGGAGCTGGCTCCCGGTACCTTCGTGATCCCCGATGATTTCATAGATTTAACTAAATGTAGGGAGGGAACGTTCTATGATGGAAAAACAATTCTCAAGGTCAGGGGAAAGGAAGTTGGGGGGGTGATACACGTATCCATGACACCCCATACCTATTGCCCGGAGATAAGGAGAGCTCTAAAGGAGGCGGCTCAGGAGCTGGGCTTGGAGACTGTGGATAAGGGTGTTTACGTGTGCGCAGAGGGAAACCGGTTTGAGACACCAGCTGAGATAAGAGCCATGAGGATCTTGGGCGGTGACATAGTTGGGATGACCGGGTGTCCCGAGGCTGCGCTCGCTAGAGAGCTTGCCATGTGCTACGCTAGCATCTCAGTAGTAACTAACTACGCGGCAGGCGTAGGCGGCAGGGTGAAACTCACACACGAGGAAGTCCTAGAGACGTTTTCCAAGAGGATAAACGATCTCTCAGAGATCCTCAGGAGGACAGTAGGGAAGATACCAGTCGAGAGATCTTGTCCCTGCGGAGAAGCCTTGGACGAGTTCTTCAACGAGTGACCATCAATACTTTTAACTGAATATGACGCGCGCATAGTCTAAACTATATGAATTTTTAATTTTTCGCTGGTCGGGTTCCATAATAGGGAGAACCGCGAGGTGGCGTCCTTGAGATCGAGGAAGGTCTTGACGCTTGATGATCTCTCTCTGGATGGCAAGAAGGTCTTCCTAAGGGCTGATATGAATGTCCCCATCGGGGAGAATGGGGAGATAATGAACAACGAGAAGATAAAGCAGGCAGCTAAGACCCTCAAGGAGCTCATAGAGAGGGGGTCCTCCGTGGTCATTGGCACCCATCAAGGAAGACCCGGAAGCAGCGATTTCATAAGCACGGAACCCCACGCACGGGAGCTCAGTAAGGAGGTGGGTCTGGAGGTCAGGTACGTAGATGGCGTCATATCCAAGGAGATAAGGGAGCAGATAAAGAAGCTAGGGCAAGGTGAGGTCCTCCTGCTGGAGAACCTGAGGTTTATGGCGGAGGAGAATATAGAGGGAGACCCTCGGGATCTCATCAAGACACACTTCGTCCAGAGACTGGCGCCTCTCTTCGATATATACATCAACGATGCCTTCCAGGCTGCGCATAGGAGTCAACCATCTCTGG
Proteins encoded in this window:
- a CDS encoding TrmB family transcriptional regulator sugar-binding domain-containing protein — encoded protein: MKLVDRKSGKILGVNAFDLFLILIIVSFAGYYAYENLLPPPQEVNAYSGLNIRNAALEFTRLSTMGYIVEARIDGVWTANGTEFHDDVLITWSYETRLFGWYKGRRITIGGPNAYVEDIAASKITFKTTAPSIIRIYTYPIKADSLSEIADKLEEISGKVAGEYGVRDVKARSSLVIDVPGLEPSAYLYTQLKWKIYERIPWGFIYVYLGESFITMKFDYTQKVSLTSDDLREIDSILRELGVNYTNAMLDAAYVYIGTEEPLTGVSVYANLLDNARPLSDAIDVTRLTFIPKP
- the thsB gene encoding thermosome subunit beta, with the translated sequence MALATVGGRPVLILKEGTTRTRGEEARRINIMAARAIADAVKTTLGPKGMDKMIVDSLGDITISNDGATILQEMEVAHPAAKLMVNLAKAQDKEVGDGTTTSVVLAGELLTEAENLLQKDIHPTIIIDGYEKALKFVEQELEKLAIEVNPDDEEWLKKVAETAMSSKLISAEKKRLAEIAVKAVKAVEERKGDKRYVDIDNVKIVKKKGGSLSDAEFIRGVVLDKEVVHRDMPKRVKDAKIAILNLSLEIKKPEIDLEIQISSPQELREFIEQETRILKEKVEKIAATGANVVFCQKGIDEVAQHFLAKHGIMAVRRVSEKDMQRIEKATGGKIVNNLDDLTEAELGRAGLVEERKIGDDRMIFIQECENPKAVTILLRAGADTILDEAERGLKDALYVVRNVVEDGKVFYGGGSIQAELALRLRDYAHTEKSKEQLAMEAFANALESIPRILAENSGMDAVDALVEIRNAHKSGNIFVGIDAVDSKIADMKELGVVDTYRGVKNAVAAATETAILIIKTDDIIAAKPYEEKGKGKGEEGEEEGGSEFKSEFD
- a CDS encoding S-methyl-5'-thioinosine phosphorylase, which translates into the protein MVRVGIIGGSGIYRLLESPVRRILGTPFGDVTVFLGEFGGEEIAFIPRHGEKHEIPPFKVNYRANLYALNLLEVERILATNAVGSIDPELAPGTFVIPDDFIDLTKCREGTFYDGKTILKVRGKEVGGVIHVSMTPHTYCPEIRRALKEAAQELGLETVDKGVYVCAEGNRFETPAEIRAMRILGGDIVGMTGCPEAALARELAMCYASISVVTNYAAGVGGRVKLTHEEVLETFSKRINDLSEILRRTVGKIPVERSCPCGEALDEFFNE
- a CDS encoding oligosaccharide repeat unit polymerase family protein, which codes for MLVSLLLRSFSTSILGRIWRRLGIPELARTSLTYKLLVASYEILSSATQSSIFLRALGRTCNLINSIISGISMLAPRWRIDLPVGRLVEILLSPWMFPLGLLLFFWLSMVRVSIPTMILIYFTVLVMASGIFLAYKEEGLRVIDNRGLVVLLGAAMFLLGYMAFIMQISRVGGLPLLNDELRRGLSPLLNYLAWTTVPGTAFLLSSLDLRKCEAYSLTLIGFIPSFFLAFRTEMIAYILTALVVLYHRKVVSYKQVFLGLMVAAAFFLGVGAVRSLTTGLAQNPLLSVLYRPTITIAALDTIVRLYALRPVTGGWVHLAALSSLGLIRGTRYGPRTLISIYVGGRRTVSTTATLIGGPLLDWGVLGAVAASLIFSYLLALAYRFSKKADYLLGPYSVLFAYLVVGIETGILDINVYLYLLIAVVVLLTSLRPEK